Within Spinacia oleracea cultivar Varoflay chromosome 4, BTI_SOV_V1, whole genome shotgun sequence, the genomic segment tgagctagtaaggatatcctgcctctggagtcactagtggaaaaaatacatgttgaggggggcattttgggcttattgaggcgaacaaggcccgcttcgacagacgtggcttcaacagctcacatagctgttgaggcgggctttgttcgcctcaacaggtagtctgttgtggggggctttcaaaagcccgcctcaacaggccaaaaccaaagcgaaaaataaggacctgttgtggggggctttacaaaagcccgcctcaacagacacctctgttgaggctcacttcttaaatgcccccctcaacagacctttatttttgcgccaatacctgtacattggcgccataaattcatatgttgtcGAGGGGtaaattaaaagcccccttcaacaacattatttttttttccaaattcttttaatatataaaataggtggcaataaccaaatatatatatatacaccattgagcattgaaacctgtacacgcaccaatcaacaccagaatagcaaaggtatgaatctgcttattttttattaataaatcattaaattaacttcatttatattaacccaatagagaaaagcgtatagtacgtacgtttacaatttttaaacacctagctagctagtctaacaaattaaaactaatattaacaaataaagacaaaaggctagagagctagtctaacaaatttctctaatccggccacttagctccctttagatcatgcattacaaaccttaattaCGGCCTTGTTGACTTTCTAattccaatcgactcgatccatgcaagatggaaggaaaatatatgagCTATAGAGTACCAAAGTTCACACTCACGATATTatctttacattccattgaagcataaaaagaTAATCTTTATGTGGCTTACTACCGTCCTAATTAGGTGTTATAAATCACAGTTCACTGTATCGTTTATGTAATGCTTTGATTCTTCCAAGTAAGTTATGAGTTTAAACTCTTGCACGGGTGTTAATGTTCATAACTTATGAGGGTTTGTTATTTTCACTTCTCTAAAGGTAAGTTTTGTTCATAGAAGTTCCTAACAAAGCTACTTAAAATAAATTGTTATGAGACAGTACAAGCTATACTACTGATTGCAAGTTTGCAACCCACTGTGTGAAAATATATTCACCTCGAAAGCATAACTACCAGTAGAAACATACGATAATCTTAAAGTTGCCAAAATATTAGTACGGAGTATCATTAAATGGTTTTATTTCCTCGTTTTCTGGGgtaattgaatcttgaaaaaaaattcagattCACAGAATCACCAAGTTCCTCGTATTACATTAACCTTGATCTCTTAAAAATCACAGGACCACAGGCAAGTTATATCTTCTTGGAGTTTGGTTGTCTTCACTGCTTACTAATTAAAATAAGCACAGATTATTGGTCACTAGGTTACCTTATTCTGCAGAGGTcccaacatatttttttttgttggttttAACCAGGTTACTATAAGAAATGGTAATAAACTAATAACACTAATAGCACATACAATTCAATACCTGAAAAGTGCTATTCACAAGAATGGATGGTTCATATACAAGCAGCTTCCCCTGCATGAACAGAAGGTGCTACCAGTTCCAGCGTCCCCTGTAAGTCTCTCACCAACCAATTGCATTATCGATATAAACCTGGATCAACTTCACAAACCTGCAAAAGTATGGTGATTTCATGctcttttcagttttcactAACACTGTATTTGGGAACCAGCAATGTTGAAATATATGGAAGTGTGACATTGGGGATTACACTAGAAAAGTAAGGCtgtcaaaatcaataatttttCCATTATTTGATTGGTAAAATACTCAATTTTTCCATAAATATTGAAAGCAAACCGTGAAAAACTAATTTGACCATATTAGGGTAGAAGATATGCACATATTTTTCTGCAAAGTTTCCCTCCAAGAAAATAAGCAAATTAATTCAGACATCTATAGTTGTTTTCTTTGTAATATAGTTTACCCCATTACCTTCGAGTTTCCGAACATACTATAAAACTCCCCCTCTAATTACCAGGACAATATAAAAAGCTCTGGAAATCATGCTGACATTTTCCGGCTTTAATTTATATTTCACAGCATATTAAGAAACAAATGCACAAAGTCTAGATGTATGATAATTAGGTTGCCTTGATCCAAGTTGAGGATAAAATGGTAATAGACTAGTAGGTCAAAATCACACAAtaattcagataatatttttCTATAGTAAGAGACAATTTTCTAATAATCCCAAAACAAGAACACAACTGTACATTTCTCATATGAAAATTCTTTAGTAGTTATCAAGTGAAATCTACCACCTCGAGGCAGAAGATCCTTGCAAAGTGCAAACACAAAATAGGTAGTGTATTCCTCTAAGGGAGACAGGTTAACATCTCTATAAAAGCAACCatctataaaaaataaattatcttCCATGTTAGAAAGTTAAGCAGGATCATGAAAACAAATGCCAGAAAGCCAATGAGACTGCAAGAAAAGGTGTAAGGTAATAAAATGAGAACTAGGGAAAGTAAAGCAGATTAACCACTACATTGTATAATCACTTATCTTGTTGGTGCCAAAATaggaaaattataatcaaaatACCATAGATTCACCAACAATTTACTGATTTAGGATACTTTATAAAACATTCATACCATAGGCCGGTGTATCTGTATGCAGTGAACTTAGTTAACCAAAATCACATAAAAGTCACCCCAAATCCAATAAAAGTCAACTTCACAAACGGGTTAAAAGACATGAATGAAATTTAGGGTACCAATCTTCGTTGTAAAACTACACCCGTTGTATATAGGACCTGTTAAAGAAACATTGCCAAGACTCAAAGAGTCACAGGACTGCTGTATAATACATAAAAAGCACTTGCCTAATGAAAGCAAGTTATCAAACAAcccaaacatcaccttgcataTCACCAAAGACATACTTTTATGCAACTTCATAAAAAGGCATTGAATACGCTTGATTAATTGCTAAAGTACGATAATCAAGTacttaaaagtaaaaaaatatgaGTAAAAAGAATTCATATCATAACAGAAAGTGAGAAGCAGCCAGAGATATCTGCGAACTTACAAGTGAAAATTGAGTTCCAGATTCATCCATAGTCACAATCTCACCATTCCAAGTGCCTATCTTCTCCAATACAGTGGAAAAATTCTGCTCACCAACAGTAAGTCGAAGTCTCATTGGAGATCTTTTGATGGGAAATTTCTTTACAAGCCGGTGAATAACATCTAGTGCCTGTAATTCACGATGCATAGAATTAACTTATGAGCTAAACTACACAATAGAACCATAATTTATCTTAACTTTATACTGTAATCTAGAAAGTGCAACAATCAAAGATACAGCTAATCAAATGTTCCAAAATAAGACAAATCAGAAGAATTATGCATAGCAATACAGTAGATAAAACAGTGCTAAACCTGCTTTTTGGAACTTTTATGAGGATCAACAGCAAAATGGATGTCATGCATCAAACGTTCGATCATAGTTATCGAGTAAGGGCGTTTCGTGTCAGGATTAATGGTGTTTTCCATGACAATGGTGGCAATATCACGAAACTGAAGTGACAATTGAGCCTCCCTTTCTTTCCCTGCAACTTGAAGATCTCCTTTCTCCAGAATCTAACCAAAACAATCAAATATATAAAATCGTGTTCGCTAAAtcattattaactaaaacctcCCCAAAATTACATAAGTTCAATCAAAGAATTCGATTTCAAGAAGATGAATCACCTCTAAACAAATTGTTGTTGCGTCATCTGTCAGAAATGCAGTCTTCAAATCCTTCAGTTTACTACACTGTCGTCATTCCATTTGTTTGCAGGCATAACattataaaagaacattaattcAGAAAGCTATGAGATGACAGCCAGGAATACAAGACAGATGATGGAAATTGGAAAGCAGTATATGTATATACAAGCAAAAAAATGCATCAACCTATTTTCTGAAATTAAACAATTAGTAGAATACCTCTGTAATTCCACATTGAGCATGGTTGTGAtcctgaaataaaccatactggTCATGACTTCATATAACTCAGCTTTAGATGCTGCAGGACTTGGATATATAGCTGCAAAATAAAATCATTTGTCTTAAAGATCCTACACTTCGGTTGCTATGTGCTTTTGATTCAAATAGCTCCCAAGCCAAGTGCAAAACTCATATATAAAAAGGTGGGAACTGGAAATCAGGACTTGTGTCTGAAAATGTTAGGAAAAATTCAACAAGCAAGCATGAAGTGTCTTGTTCTCTAGCATAATTTTTGGCCTAATTCTTCTTCGGATGATCGATTCAACCTCTGATAAAAAAGAACGAGGGAAGCTGTTGTTGAAACTAACCTTAACGGAGTTCACACAACAAACTGTGATATAATTACTCTATGTCAATCATAACAATGCAAACCTAGAGCTGAGTACAGAAAACATGAGACAAAGACATCTGGGCAACTGCAAGGTACATAGCAAGACAAAAGGAAAATAAACAAGCTGAACACAAGACCATCAGGTAGAAAACATTAGCAGGCAGGAAcaacaaaagtaaaaataaaagggaTAACTGCCATACACTCATCTAGTGCTGCAAATTTACTAATAAAAGAACAACTTTTAGCACATATTGCATAATTTCATAGTCTGCGCAAATTTACATCAAAATAAGAATGTAATAAATATCGGTTTTACAAATTCAGATTGCCCTGACATATTCATTGAAGTTGTCCAGATGTAGACATTGCCGCAACCATCTGATGGTCTTACAACAAGTTTCTCCAACAACATACTAACTAGCACTAAGATAAAGCATAAAAGTTCTAAATAGTACGGGCTTGATCCCCTGTTTAGTTGCCTGACTCTCTTCcaattagaaattaaaggaactgTATGTTAGAAACTCATCAACGAATTCAGATTATAAACCACCACCACGGCAACTAATTTGAGACAAAAAacctaaaataaaaaacctaaattcACCACAATTGTAAATCATTAATTGGAACTAATGGGAGTAAttccaagaagaagaagaagatctaTTTACCACCGCAAGATCAGAGCCACCAGCAAGCCATCACCTTGCTTGCGTCGCCTCATCCGACCACCCACGACCTACCGAAACCCGAGCCGCACCTCccgttagaaaataaaaaatcgttaaaatcaacaaaaataatcaaaaacctaaattataaatcaaaaaatttaataaaaaataatatgaaaaatcaaaaacctaaaagaattgaagaatgcAGGAGAGATGGAGAGAGATGAAAGAGTTACCTCATTTGGAGAACGACGTCGTCTTCCTCGAGAATGCTAAGTAGATGACGGTTGAATCGATATACCCTAGCTTGAGGAGGGAGACAAATCGACGAGTTTGAAGAGTCGAGGGAGAGAGGTCGCGGAGATACCCTAGCTTTGTAACTCTTCCATGGAAGGCGGAGGAAAAGCTTCCATGGAAGCCAACGACTGTGAGGAGAGGGAGCCCGATTTGTTGACGAAATAGCGGGTTTGAGGAGTATTGAACcaggagagagaggagaggggagaggggagagaagagagagaaatgaaacaGATGAAATGAGGAGGAGATAGAATCAAAACCAGTAGATTGTGAAGACTTGTTGAAGCGAACAAACATAAGCCCGCCCCTTTAGACTAGtgtctattgaggcgggcaatcaaaagcccccttcaacagttTCTATAGAAGCGAACCCCACAAAAGCCCGCCCCAATCTgttagtaaaatatttgacccgcgttgactgggtggttattgaggctcacttatgtatgcccccctcaacaagggggctacaataggcgttttttccactagtgagttATCGaaaagcgagtactcctctcggtagttacagtcccccgaaccctccatctctaccttgcgggtgtacgttgagagatccccacaccagggatcacaagggaacctatggccgtcgtggtcaaacataattgcactccctttatgtcacgataaccgggttttgtcagtttttctcattgtcgttaaaaaccgcatggcgactcctatattactagtcaattgggtgtaaactcacaggaaatccaattacacttgatttgacaaaaagaaacgacacgcccacgagggacgaggtcacgcattagcctcgtgctttttcgaccccctcacagtggcgactccactggggatagtgaaggaaatactcgtgctcgtaggtaatcaaaatagccgaagggtgaaacgatcctccccacgtttatttccccatcaagttgggacgacctgaaaatcagcatattaatgtgaacgggcagaaccgcataacgaatatTGGCTCCCTTAGGGAgatgggactaaggatacccatcgccaaccggggggtgcatacgcttcgaatgttgtccactcgacactttcgctagtagtacacctgtcccaaacccaatcgctcgcccactaggtctttatcattggtgcatgcccccttggcttacatcgtgattggcctcttgggcgaaattcgtctgttgaaggcactacctcgaccggggcatgtgttggatctgcgatagaagcggtaccaagccggcgcaaatactacccatagaaggctatcataaactacatgacatattattattttgcctcatgatgtaatgttagttatgtgtagcgaattatatgattttgtgtgacaaataatgctaggaAACCAACGAACTTacaaatttcccaaacattcataaaccaattggccaaagagttataccaagatacgtgttccgcaaccccgaacgatcgccacaaaaatgagcgacgctcaggagggaccgtaacgaatcccacaacgctgcacaacgcgtcaaggacgttattaggcaagcacgcaaaattaagtcgcataaacaaaagaatttacgcgaacagaatacgagtaccagtcagggacgcattttcagcgccccttgctgggcgccaataattttcacgcccaccgctgggcgctgaagttgctgcctggccttttggtcaggcacagcagcctcggcgcccgcgcataaaatatacgtagcaatatgaaaaaaaaatcgtgaaaattgctgcgaggacGTATGGAAAAAGGCATTcgattctaaaaacgacttataaaaaaataaataactctttgtgtcgttgttaggcctcctatgacgacaatgctcgacaccaaaaccgagcatgctaatttaaataactttgaatgtcacatgggccaagaattcaaaaaatgatgttcaaataaagttttcaaggaaaaatgatgttcgaataaaaaataagtaaatccgagtctagactaggctatgccaaagtacaatctaaatcataaaTCTTAGTTgacttatacatagaatcggtcctaatgcttggtgtcgttctgcaagttaaaaggttaaaccatattgagtctctcttcctaacatttaaagcaataagcacccatatgtaattgtcatcccttgctaagaatctacgacctcaatactctctctcaccaataagaagaatatattatgtaattcaagtatttggaaaatggaaacagtcacattctgaaaatcgttcctccatagtcgcacaacccccaaagtgagcctaaggtgtcaataccattggcaagaaaaaattaatggactcaaggcttatgatcacattgggtcacgactatcatagtcctctcgagccactcgctccttgaaatactcctaagtactgactaaaagattttccatgaatgcaacatgacgaaccatgaaaatacccaaatctgcatgccataaggctaccatcgggataaagcaatacacactaagagggaagccgcactaatgattccagttttgcaaaaataaaaattcgatctccccgactaactaccttgccaacattaagcaaaatggcgcatgacaaatgaacacccaagggttaaaatctaaagtgtcaaccaacgaaagttatggtccaattagcctaagtctgagagttgcttggtcaagtattataggcttacgccacgtcattattttgagtctagaccacctccttgtattcatacacgggttataatcagaaatattaatgaaagttcgagtctaaatcacaacttccaattaaatcccagaaactggagtctgaaaagaaacaaaaaattattttcgatgtaattctttcgttaaatttcaataaagtaaaacaacattttgaatctacgctatttgcacattttaagaaacgaccaaatacgcttgcaaagtaagacaatttaaaggtccaccctaggcctactaaagttaaaggtccaccctaggcctactaaaattaaaggtccaccataggcctaccaaacgaggctcactcagtctcgcctcgtgactcaaagaccacaaccatctaccttttagcccaaataaaaaaaaaaattgaaggatttatgttagggagaaatcccaagcaaaaagaaaaaaatagaaagagaaaagggagagcgaaaagaacgagccatgaaatacttatcccgtacctcccaaagtgcgaaatttacccaagtaaatgaaggaaaagaattgagtcaaccaatccaaatcatgccacaaaaactacgtAAAGtcctacgatgtctaccctttctaatccttatgttcttagacgccttcgctctgggggccctgttcagctcatttaacccatccatgttctcattgccataacctaagaaaccattacctcgactcttgttcttgaacttgctatcaactgcaaaccacgtacggccattgacacgtgcgtcatacccattatttccaaagcccaaacctgctcttacaccaccattagcataatgaccatataacttgtttggatacgtcctgttgatatacccttgagccgtccccatgctactcattggccttggttgatgtaaactcattaCACTAGTTTGAGgttgcaaattgtgagtcctagcagatgtaatcctcatgcttgactaatacctatacaaattatcctatctcattcaacccgtctttcaagccgtcttgagtgacgaataaaaaaaaacaaatgaagagtacgttctacgcttaacgtaatttttttttaataataataataaacaaaataaataaataataataaaaactttGCAAGgcgcacaaaaaaaagaaaagaagcatttaaaaaaggaaaagaagcatttagtgcacaaaaaagattcacacactttcaacgcccagagctgggcgccggaatctttaacgccccagcctgggcgctgaatctctctgcttgccaaaattttgtccagaagtgctcgtcattttatccgcacatgcacggaaaaataacgaacacttggaggggtacaacacgtattcagatatacgtaccaaaaagcACATGaaaagatatacgtaccaaaaaacacatgaaaagatttttgtgcaaatacatgtacttaaaaaataaaacaaaattttgtcttacggcaaagcggcagattaaaataataataaacttcacttatttcaccctatttcaaacattacgattccactcgaacgtatttgtttaaaatcggcattctaagaaaccattttctggctaagaactgcgcaagacctgattccaaattaaatttatttaaggcggatacgtaggcaatccatgattcggtccaaccaatttgcaaaaatgttaaagcctatagaataacaagaataaaaaaatagagtcccttattgaaatttaattacttgcaatccaagtcgaaagaaaaatttaagtcaaaggaagaatccaagtcatcaagatgccaaaacgagcacacatcaaaaaataataagggcatgtacccttgccagaaagagcactcacactcctaggcacttagccaagactcagaagatcgctttgcctcaattgaatgggggctagcgcaagcgtccatgacctctaaagtactcgacttgaccctccctaaagcgaactgactcacttaaagaccttctttccccactagacacagtcataatcgccaacaagtagtaaaggcagtaagcttgcaataaagaggattattctacggtatcgccccatcgttccttcgaactcagggcacccgttcatggtaattcaaatgcttgctaatcccctttgaaaaaaaaccagacattgtcaataggacttggcacttaaccaaggctcaccctactcaaacatatgacacgggcatctaaaatcgaaatctgaaagcatcattagtgagaagacataatagtaactgggggctaaaaattgaaatgaaagagctagggaaagaactaagtataccttgaccttttgtgcagacatacaccaagtaaatctaagtcaatttgaaagcggtttatattcccgcaattctggaaaagatggccctaaaagcctaaagcatatgccaaacgggcacaagtatatcttgacgcctgcaccatggcttccagcaaatccttagacagcattccaaaaatcgtaacagtattttgattcactcatataatcctgtacgaacccttctgtAAGttaacctacttaggacacctcggattgtacacagtaggattcggatttcaaataattttcaaagacttcttcgaacataataaagtgtcattggtttaatctaagtatgcgtttatctcgattttgcaagtgagtcaaaaagatttctaaatatgattatgggtaaagaaaggcacctagcttttggtcaaggcacacttcaacatgtgactaccttgaccatggcaatgtcgcacaatacgacatttacaagagaagtagcaaatcactactcgaacgtacctcgcactaaacgagtctggttcaaactattcatgatccatgtcaccatgaatgcataaaaacgtatgccaagcattatagcaccaagccaatcccgtagctacaattgggggcttgagaaaaacactctaaaaatgctcgaaatggcgattttatcgcaaattctcaacgctaatgctatacacacgtcataggggcacaatcctaaggtcaatcgtgtaaaacgaaccttagaatggctacaacccctcccaaattctaagcaccacttagaatatataaagtcaccccgctaacaagggtaactgaaaatcgcgagtcaccaaaactccgatcaaactactgcacataacgctcgccctacaagcacccgttacacagtctacgtcgttccaaagcaaaagaaaaagaaaaatcaaggataaaaaaaaactgtcaaattctgcccagaaatcattttcaacgcccagagctgggcgccgatatctttaacgccccaacctgggcgctgattctcttgGCTTGCCAAATTAGCCCAGGtgtaaaaacaagaaagaaacatccatgaatcctcgcatcgaacgaagtaataagccgtgcacacccaagcagaaggtgctacacttgttcgagcacctgaacgaggcgtgatgaagtactccaatgcaaaaataatgatatcccaacacctggagaaatgttctaatacatgcggttaggccacacaagcctacgtcacaccataagttcaaccatcccacggtacaagtctaaaaaaaagagagtaaggcatattgcactaatgcgggcacgaccaaagagcatgtgtaaaagaggcaaagactacttatcgcccaaattcaaaatgcaagccacacgacttctacattaaggattaaaggtagcaaaatattacctaccacggcagggatagctcgcacctacacgagcggaacccctaggcacctttctcgaaagaacctacaaaaatcgtacgccaaaaggaagcatcccaacatgcatacttgggggctccaagctacgaaatgaccatagcaaaataaaaaaaataaaaaaaaatgaaggaaataatgcccttggtccaagtatgcattctatgataagtctaataaatgcggttcagtattaattaacaagttaataattcagtgagatcaagtgagctgaatgcctagctagaggccgcttcagttcaagtggaattaatgatattaatccacagcttactcttgactgaacccgtagggtcacacaaatagtacgtaaacggatcaagtatctaatggctttagatactccatctatgaatattcggaatcgacggatcttggtttcagtgggagctgagatcgtcacaggcaagaaatgaatactccggaaaacgatgatattaccggaaacggaaatatggatcgtatcggaaatataaatattatccaagtcgtagatgttgccggaaacggaaacatggta encodes:
- the LOC110781705 gene encoding uncharacterized protein; the protein is MLLEKLVVRPSDGCGNVYIWTTSMNMSGQSEFLVYFPFVLLCTLQLPRCLCLMFSVLSSSHDQYGLFQDHNHAQCGITECSKLKDLKTAFLTDDATTICLEILEKGDLQVAGKEREAQLSLQFRDIATIVMENTINPDTKRPYSITMIERLMHDIHFAVDPHKSSKKQALDVIHRLVKKFPIKRSPMRLRLTVGEQNFSTVLEKIGTWNGEIVTMDESGTQFSLSHWLSGICFHDPA